The Hyalangium ruber genome includes the window ACGACCAACCTGCTGCTCAACCCGGGCTTCGAGAGCGCGGGTAACTGGACGACCAGCTCGGGCGTCATCGCCGCCACCGCCAACGCGCGCACCGGCGCTCAGGCGGCGTGGCTGAACGGCTACGGCACGACGATGACCGACTTCGCCTACCAGGACATCACCATCCCGTCGACGGCCTGCAGCGCCTCGCTCAGCTTCTGGGTGAAGATCACCAGCTCCGAGACGACCACCGTCACGGCCTACGACAAGCTGACCGTCCAGGTCCGCAACAGCGCCAACACGGTGCTGTCGACCCTGGCCACCTACAGCAACCTGAACAAGGGCACGGCCTACGTGCAGCGCACGTTCGACCTGGCCGCGTACAAGGGCCAGACGATCCGCGTGTACTTCAACGGGACCGAGGACTCGTCGCTGGCGACGAGCTTCTTCCTGGATGACACCTCGCTGAACATCACCCAGTAATCACCGCCCTTCTGGGACATTCGCCGGCGTGGGTTCGGAGCTTCTCCGGCCCACGCCGGTTTTCTTTTGCGGGGTGCGACGGGGCGCTGGCTCGGCTGGCCGGTTTCCCGGGCAGCTTGTTCCAGTGGTGTACGGATCACCCCTCGTGAGGCTTGGTGGCGCCCGGAGTCGGGGCGATACTCCGGGCCATGTGTGGACGTGTCACCGTGCAGACCTCGGCAGTGGAGCTCGCGCGCGAGTTCGCCCTCACCAGCGTGCGCGCGTCGATTGATCGCCCCCGGTTCAACCTGGCGCCCACCCAGCTCATCCCCGTCGTCATCAATGACGGAGAGCGGATGCTGGACGCCTACCGCTGGGGGCTCATCCCGTCCTGGGCCAAGGACGCCTCCATCGGCAACAAGCTCATCAACGCGCGGGGCGAGACGGTGTCCGAGAAGCCCAGCTTCCGCGCCGCGCTCCGGCGCCGCCGCTGCATGGTGCTCGTCGATGGCTGGTACGAGTGGAAGCAGACGACCAAGCCGAAGACGCCCTTCTTCTTCCACCGCAAGGACCACAAGCCCTTCGCCCTGGCCGGGCTGTGGGAGGAGTGGACCGCTCCGGACACCGGCGAGGTGGTGCGCTCCTGCACCCTCATCACCACCGGCCCCAACGCGCTGATGGCGCCCATTCACGACCGGATGCCCGTCATCCTCCCGCCGGGCGCGCAGGAGATGTGGCTGCGCTCGGAGCCGATGGAGCCCTCGGTGCTCCAGCCGCTGCTCACGCCGTTCGCGGAGGAGATTCTGGAGGCCTACGAGGTGGCGCGCGTGGTCAACTCGCCCGCCAACGACGTGCCCGACTGCGTGCTGCGCGTGGCGGCGTAGGCGAGAGCAGGGGCGCTACGCCTTGCGCCGCACCTTGGCGTCGAGGCTCCAGGGGCCCGCGCCGCCGAGGATCAGCGCCACGAAGACCGTCAGGAAGAGCAGCGGCTTCTCCATGGCCGAGAACGGGTCCGCCTGGTGCCGGTAGGCGGCGACGATCATGGTGAAGCTGGCGAAGGCCGCCACGGGGCGGGTGAAGAGCCCCAGGGCGATGAGTATCCCGCCAACCACCTCGGTGAGCACCGCGCACCAGGCGAAGAAGGTGGGCATGGGAAAGCCGAGCGAGCCCACGCGCTGGATGAAGGGCGTCAGGTCTCCCATGGCCTTGGGTATGCCGTGCGCCGCGCAGAGCATGACTCCGAAGACGATCCGCACCAGCGTCCAGCCCGCGATCCAATTACGCCCCAGCATGTCTCAGTCTCCGCTGCTTCCAGGTGAAGGGTCCTTGTCGGCCGCGCTGCGACGCAGGCCGAGCGCCTTCATCTTCTTGTAGAAGTGGCCGCGCTCCAGATCCAGCAATCGCGCCGCCTCGGTCACGTTGTCCTGCGTGTGCGAGAGCGCGTGGAGGATGATCTCCCGCTCCGCGTCCTCCACCTGCTCGCGGAAGGTCCGGTCCACCCGGGGGCGGAAGCCCGTGGGGGCCGGTGGCTCCGGCGCGCGCGGCAGGGCCGGCTCGGAGGCGGCAATGGCCGCGTTGGGGAGCGGTGGGGGCAGGGGAGAGGGTACCGCGCTGAGGGGTGGGGGAGCCGAGAGGCCCCGGCCCCGGGGAAGCAGCTCCAGGGCCTCGTTGCCGGAGACGACCGGGCCCTCGCAGAGGATGGCCAGCCGCTCCACCAGGTTGCGCAGCTCGCGCACGTTGCCCGGGTAGTCATAGGAGGCCATCACCGAGAGCGCCTCCGCCGAGAGCGTCAGCGGCTTGCGCCCGTTGCGCGCGCACGCCTCCTTCAGGAAGGTGTCGATGAGGTCCGGCAGGTCCTCGCGCCGCTCGCGCAGCGGGGGCGAGTGAATCTGCACCACGTTGATGCGGTAGTAGAGGTCCTCGCGGAAGTGGCCCCCGGAGATCTCCTTCTCCAGGTTCTTGTTCGTCGCGGCGATGACGCGCACGTCCACCTTGATGGTCTCGGCGCCGCCCACGCGCTCCAGCTCGCCCTCTTGCAGCACGCGCAGCAGCTTGGCCTGCATGGCCGCCGGCATGTCGCCGATCTCGTCCAGGAACAGGGTGCCCTCGTGCGCCAGCTCGAACTTGCCGCGCCGCACGCTCACCGCCCCGGTGAAGGCGCCCTTCTCGTGGCCGAACAGCTCGCTCTCGATCAGCTCGTGCGGCACCGCGGCGCAGTTGAGCTTCACGAAGGGGGCGCCCTTGCGCCGCGAGTTCTGGTGCAGCGCCCGGGCGATGAGCTCCTTGCCGGTGCCGTTCTCGCCGGTGATGAGCACCCGGCCCTCGGAAGGCGCCGTGCGCTGGATGAGCGAGAAGATGCGCTGCATGGCCGGGCCGCCGCCCACCATGTCGTAGCGGCTCATCTGCGAGCGCAGCTCCTGCAACTCCTCCATGACGGCCTGGTGCTTGAGCGCGTTGCGCAGCGCCACCAGCAGTCGGTCGCGGGCGATGGGCTTCTCCAGGAAGTCGCGCGCCCCCAGCTGCGTGGCCTTCACCGCCGTGTCGATGGTGCCGTGGCCCGACATCATGATGACGGGCAGCTCCGGCTTCATCTCGTGCAGCCGGCCCAGGGCCGTCAGCCCGTCCATGTCCGGCATCTTCACGTCCATGAGGATGGCGTCCACCGGCCGGGCGGAGACCACGTCCAGGGCCACCTGCCCCGAGCTGGCCAGCTCCGTGCGGTAGCCCGCCAGCTGCAGCGACTGGCTCAGCGTGAGCAGGATGTTCTTCTCGTCATCGACGATGAGGACGGACGCGGGCATGCGGTGTGGACCTCGGGCCGGCACGGTGTGGCCGCCGTGCCACACTGTCTGGGAAGCTCGTAGGGGTTTCAAGGACTTCGGCGGAGCTTGCCCGCTGCGCTGCAAGGCTTCGGCCGGGTCAAATTGCTTTGACTCGATCGGCTGCTACGACTACACGCCTCGCCGATGACCCGCCCAGCAGGCGGGCACCTGATTTCGCGCAGGAGGGAACGATGCGTCAGATTTCGATGGTGGCGGGGCTGGCCCTTGCCGTGGTGGTGCTGAGCGGTTGTCCGTCCACTCCCACCTATCCCAAGTGCGAGAACGACACGCACTGCCAGGAGAAGGGCGAGGTCTGCGTCCAGGGGCAGTGCCAGGAGTGCGCCACGGACGCCAACTGCAAGGAAGGCTTCACCTGCCAGGCGAACAAGTGTACGCCCAAGGGCCCGGAGTGCACCACCGACACCCAGTGCGGCAGCGGCCGCATCTGCGAGGCGGGCAAGTGCGCCACCGCCCAGTGCGCGGCCGACACCCAGTGCCCCTCCGGCAGCAAGTGCGAGCGCGGCCGCTGCCAGGCGCCGCGTGACACCTGCTCCAGCAACGCCGACTGCGGCGAGGGCCAGCAGTGCCAGAATGGCCGCTGCGTGTCCGGTGGCGCCTCGCAGTGCAGCTGGGAGCCGATCTCCTTCGGCTTCAACGAGTCCAACCTCACCTCCGAGGCCCAGAGCCGCCTGTCCACCCTGGCCGAGTGCCTGAAGGCCTCGGGCGAGAAGGTCACCCTCGAGGGCCACGCCGACGAGCGCGGCACCGAGGAGTACAACCTCCAGCTGTCCAACCGCCGCGCCGCCTCGGTCAAGCGCTACCTCACCGACCTGGGCATCGCCTCCAACCGCCTGCAGGCGGTGGGCTTCGGCGAGACTCGCCCGCTCAGCACCGCCTCAGACGAGGAAGCGTGGGGCCAGAATCGCCGCGTCGAGTTCCGCCGCTAATCTGAGGTAGGCTGTCGCCCGATGGGCGTACCTGAGTCTGAAGCGCGACAGTCCTACCTTGTATTCGCATGTGGGAGTAGTTGGTATGCGGTGCCTGCGGAGAGCGCGGCGGAGGTCGTTACCTTCCCCGAGCTGACGCGGGTACCGGGTGCCCCGTCACACCTGCTGGGGGTGTTCGCCCATCGCGGCGAGGTCATCCCCGTGGTGGACATGGGGCTCCTGGTGGGCACGGGCAGCCAGTCCACGCGCCGAGCGGTGCTGGTGCGGCTGCCGCGCGGCACGCTGGCGCTCACCGCCAGCACCGTGGCGGGCGTGTCCCCGGTGTCCGGCACCCTCGAGCCGTTGGGAGCCAATGGCGTCCACGTCCACCTGCGGGGCCCGGCCAAGGGCGCCCAGCGGGACGTGGCGGTGATTGACCCCGACGGGCTGTTCGAGCACCTGAGCCAGGGAGGCTGAGCCATGCCGGGCCAGCACCTCGCCGGGACGCTGCTCTGCCATGCGGGCCCGTTCCGCATCGCCTTTCCCGCCCAGGACGTGGCGGTCATTGATGCGCCCGCGCTGCATGCGGGCCGCTCGCGCTCGGCGCGCGAGGCGTTCGGAGAGCTTCCGGCCGCGGCGCGGGTGCTGCTGGCGCCCTCGGGAGAGACGGTGGGCGTGGACACGCTGGAGATCGACTCGGAGGTTCATCGGGTGATGGACACGCCGCCGGTGCTGGCGCGGCTGGCGGGCGGCAGCCTGCTGGGCTTCATCTACACGCGGGGCGCGCTCTGGCCGCTGGTGCGGCTGGTGGACTTCGAGCACTACCTGTCTGGCGCCGCTCGGGAGGCCGCATGAGCACGCCCTCGGGGCTCAAGGGGCTGGCGGGGTGGATGACGCGGCCGTCCTGGCTGGGCGGCGGCGTGGGGCTCGTGCTGGCGCTGGCGCACTGGCAGATGTCCCAGACGCTGCCCTCCAGTTCCTGGGGCTACTTCCTGGCGCTGCTGGCGCTGGCGCTGGGCTCGAGCCTGGGGCTGACCAGCCTGATGGAGCGGCGCGCGCTGCGCGTGCTCTGGGCGATCGAGAAGGGCCGCTTGCCGCCCACGATGGAGAACCTGCGCCAGGCGCTGCAGGAGGCGCGCGCCATCCCCGAGCGCTGCTTCTGGTTCACCCTGCAGGCGTGGTTGGGTGGGGTGCTGTTGGTGGCCATCGCCGTGGTGCCGCTGACGGAGGCGCAGTGGACGCTGGGCCTGCGCGTGGGGGCGGTGGCCCTGAGCCTGGGGCCCTTGAGCGCCATGCTCGTCTACCTGCTGGTGGTGCGCCGCAGCCGCAAGGCCGCCGAGCGCATCGCCGAAGAGGGGCTCTCGGCTCTGGAGTTCATCTCCGCGGTGCCGCCCCAGCGGCAGAACATCCGCCGCCGGCTGATCATCTTCACCGCCATCGCCGTGCTCAGCCCCTCCATCTTCATCCTCGACGTGTCGATCGCCCGCGCGGTGCGGGTGATGGACAAGATGCTGGAGGCGCCGGACTGGCAGGCACAGCAGGCGGTGGTGGCGCACGCCCGGAGCTCCGGGAGCCTGGCGCTGGGGCTGATGTCCGGCATCGTCATCCTCCTGGTGCTGGGGACGGCGTACGTGGCCGGCACCGCGCTGTCCGAGCCGCTGCGCGCCATCACCGAGGACGCCACGCGCATCGCCCGGGGAGACCTGCGCCCGCCGCGTGTCATCCCCTCGGAGGACGAGGTGTGGGCCGCCTCGGCCGCCTTCGTGCGGATGCAGGCGCAGCTGGGGCAGGCGCTGGCGCAGATGCGGCGCGCCGGCATGCAGATCTCCAGCACCACCGAGCAGCTGGTGGCCACCTCCACCGAGCAGGAGTCGGGTGCGGACGAGCAGGCCAGCTCGCTCAACGAGACGAGCGCCACCACGGAGGAGCTGGCCCGCTCCGCGCAGCAGATCGCCGGTAATGCCGAGTCGGTGGCCGGCATCGCCGAGCGCACGTTCTCGGCGGCCCAGGGTGGCCAGCGCAACGCGGCGGCCTTCCTCACCGCCATGCAGCGGATGAAGGAGGACAACCAGGCCATCGCCGACGCGGTGGTGCGGCTCAACAAGCGCGTGCAGCAGATCGGCAAGGTGGTCGAGTTCATCAACGAGATCGCCGACAAGTCGGACCTTTTGGCGCTCAACGCGGAGTTGGAGGGCACCAAGGCGGGCGAGGTGGGCCGAGGCTTCTCGCTGGTGGCCGCGGAGATGCGCCGCCTGGCCGAGAACGT containing:
- a CDS encoding SOS response-associated peptidase, with the protein product MCGRVTVQTSAVELAREFALTSVRASIDRPRFNLAPTQLIPVVINDGERMLDAYRWGLIPSWAKDASIGNKLINARGETVSEKPSFRAALRRRRCMVLVDGWYEWKQTTKPKTPFFFHRKDHKPFALAGLWEEWTAPDTGEVVRSCTLITTGPNALMAPIHDRMPVILPPGAQEMWLRSEPMEPSVLQPLLTPFAEEILEAYEVARVVNSPANDVPDCVLRVAA
- a CDS encoding chemotaxis protein CheW; its protein translation is MGVPESEARQSYLVFACGSSWYAVPAESAAEVVTFPELTRVPGAPSHLLGVFAHRGEVIPVVDMGLLVGTGSQSTRRAVLVRLPRGTLALTASTVAGVSPVSGTLEPLGANGVHVHLRGPAKGAQRDVAVIDPDGLFEHLSQGG
- a CDS encoding sigma-54-dependent transcriptional regulator, which encodes MPASVLIVDDEKNILLTLSQSLQLAGYRTELASSGQVALDVVSARPVDAILMDVKMPDMDGLTALGRLHEMKPELPVIMMSGHGTIDTAVKATQLGARDFLEKPIARDRLLVALRNALKHQAVMEELQELRSQMSRYDMVGGGPAMQRIFSLIQRTAPSEGRVLITGENGTGKELIARALHQNSRRKGAPFVKLNCAAVPHELIESELFGHEKGAFTGAVSVRRGKFELAHEGTLFLDEIGDMPAAMQAKLLRVLQEGELERVGGAETIKVDVRVIAATNKNLEKEISGGHFREDLYYRINVVQIHSPPLRERREDLPDLIDTFLKEACARNGRKPLTLSAEALSVMASYDYPGNVRELRNLVERLAILCEGPVVSGNEALELLPRGRGLSAPPPLSAVPSPLPPPLPNAAIAASEPALPRAPEPPAPTGFRPRVDRTFREQVEDAEREIILHALSHTQDNVTEAARLLDLERGHFYKKMKALGLRRSAADKDPSPGSSGD
- a CDS encoding DoxX family protein; translated protein: MLGRNWIAGWTLVRIVFGVMLCAAHGIPKAMGDLTPFIQRVGSLGFPMPTFFAWCAVLTEVVGGILIALGLFTRPVAAFASFTMIVAAYRHQADPFSAMEKPLLFLTVFVALILGGAGPWSLDAKVRRKA
- a CDS encoding OmpA family protein, coding for MRQISMVAGLALAVVVLSGCPSTPTYPKCENDTHCQEKGEVCVQGQCQECATDANCKEGFTCQANKCTPKGPECTTDTQCGSGRICEAGKCATAQCAADTQCPSGSKCERGRCQAPRDTCSSNADCGEGQQCQNGRCVSGGASQCSWEPISFGFNESNLTSEAQSRLSTLAECLKASGEKVTLEGHADERGTEEYNLQLSNRRAASVKRYLTDLGIASNRLQAVGFGETRPLSTASDEEAWGQNRRVEFRR
- a CDS encoding methyl-accepting chemotaxis protein, encoding MSTPSGLKGLAGWMTRPSWLGGGVGLVLALAHWQMSQTLPSSSWGYFLALLALALGSSLGLTSLMERRALRVLWAIEKGRLPPTMENLRQALQEARAIPERCFWFTLQAWLGGVLLVAIAVVPLTEAQWTLGLRVGAVALSLGPLSAMLVYLLVVRRSRKAAERIAEEGLSALEFISAVPPQRQNIRRRLIIFTAIAVLSPSIFILDVSIARAVRVMDKMLEAPDWQAQQAVVAHARSSGSLALGLMSGIVILLVLGTAYVAGTALSEPLRAITEDATRIARGDLRPPRVIPSEDEVWAASAAFVRMQAQLGQALAQMRRAGMQISSTTEQLVATSTEQESGADEQASSLNETSATTEELARSAQQIAGNAESVAGIAERTFSAAQGGQRNAAAFLTAMQRMKEDNQAIADAVVRLNKRVQQIGKVVEFINEIADKSDLLALNAELEGTKAGEVGRGFSLVAAEMRRLAENVIRSTRTIEQLIEEIRDATHAAVMATEAGLKTTEAGTMLAAQVDESLSLILELARQTSHAVRSISLATQQQQTGTDQLAAAMGDILRVTEQNAAATKQMVAANSDLSSLARDLKLVVERFQLAGREG
- a CDS encoding protein CrdC; protein product: MPGQHLAGTLLCHAGPFRIAFPAQDVAVIDAPALHAGRSRSAREAFGELPAAARVLLAPSGETVGVDTLEIDSEVHRVMDTPPVLARLAGGSLLGFIYTRGALWPLVRLVDFEHYLSGAAREAA